One part of the Methanobrevibacter sp. genome encodes these proteins:
- a CDS encoding inositol-3-phosphate synthase — protein sequence MDKIKVAIVGIGNCASSLIQGIHYYDGKNPEDAIGLMHWEIGGYKPSDIDVVAAFDVDARKVGKTIDEAIFAKPNCTTVFQKDIPKYDAKVSMGHVLDGVAEHMSNYDDEHTFVLSDEVPVDVVEVLKESGAEILVNYLPVGSEKAARYYAQCALDADVAYVNCMPVFIVSDNEWDAKFKEKGIPLVGDDIKAQIGATITHRTLASLFMDRGVKLDRTYQINTGGNTDFLNMLNRERLDSKKESKTEAVQSVLSERMDDRDIHIGPSDYVPWQNDNKLCFLRMEGRTFGDVPMNIELRLSVEDSPNSAGCVIDAIRCCKIGLERGIGGQLTSISSYTMKHPPVQFTDDVAHENVEKFISGELER from the coding sequence GTAAAAACCCAGAGGATGCAATTGGACTTATGCACTGGGAAATTGGCGGATATAAACCTAGTGATATTGATGTTGTTGCAGCTTTTGATGTTGATGCAAGAAAAGTTGGAAAAACTATTGATGAGGCGATTTTTGCTAAACCAAACTGTACAACTGTTTTCCAAAAGGATATTCCTAAATATGATGCTAAAGTAAGCATGGGGCATGTGTTGGATGGTGTTGCAGAACACATGTCAAATTATGATGATGAACACACTTTTGTTCTCAGCGATGAAGTTCCTGTTGATGTAGTTGAAGTTTTAAAAGAAAGCGGCGCTGAAATATTGGTTAATTACTTGCCGGTCGGATCTGAAAAAGCTGCAAGATATTATGCTCAATGTGCTCTTGATGCTGATGTTGCATATGTAAATTGTATGCCGGTATTTATTGTAAGTGATAATGAATGGGATGCTAAATTCAAAGAAAAAGGAATTCCTCTTGTTGGTGATGATATTAAAGCTCAAATAGGAGCCACTATTACTCATAGAACACTAGCTAGTTTATTCATGGACAGGGGTGTAAAATTAGACAGAACCTACCAGATTAATACTGGCGGAAACACTGATTTTTTAAATATGCTTAACCGTGAAAGATTGGATTCCAAAAAAGAATCCAAAACTGAAGCCGTCCAGTCAGTCTTAAGTGAAAGAATGGATGATAGGGATATTCATATTGGCCCTAGTGATTATGTCCCATGGCAAAATGATAATAAATTATGTTTCCTTAGAATGGAAGGCCGCACATTTGGTGATGTTCCAATGAACATTGAACTTAGGTTAAGTGTTGAAGACTCTCCAAACTCTGCAGGCTGTGTAATTGATGCTATCAGATGCTGTAAAATTGGTTTGGAAAGAGGTATTGGAGGACAGTTAACTTCAATTTCTTCTTACACAATGAAGCACCCTCCAGTTCAATTCACAGATGATGTAGCACATGAAAATGTTGAAAAATTCATTTCAGGTGAATTGGAGAGATAA